From a single Fulvivirga ulvae genomic region:
- a CDS encoding DUF3298 and DUF4163 domain-containing protein: MKTTYLILLLALAVFLTNCEIKNEQQTSATQDTVEEKSSLYYEFTSFTKKYGDCKTDTSAYCTRINLDYPIFKSEEYPELTDQINHEIQQGVTELVFPDTAENKSLELFADRFISDYKEIKEAFGDAFGWYAYLDGKVLRNDSMVISIELAADMYTGGAHGSYYLQYLNFDAETGNKITFESLFMPGFETRLNEIAEQKFRQKYNLKPGQDLSDEGYQFEDGKYYNDKNFALLPKGIKFYYNSYEIAPYSKGPSEVFVSYEALKGLLKEDLLMM, from the coding sequence ATGAAAACCACTTATTTGATACTTCTATTAGCATTGGCTGTCTTTTTAACAAATTGTGAAATCAAAAATGAACAACAAACCTCCGCAACTCAGGATACAGTTGAAGAAAAGTCATCGTTATATTATGAATTCACTTCATTCACAAAAAAATATGGTGATTGTAAAACCGATACTTCCGCATATTGCACCCGTATTAACTTAGACTATCCCATATTTAAATCAGAAGAATACCCTGAGCTTACTGACCAAATTAACCACGAAATACAGCAGGGTGTAACAGAGCTGGTTTTCCCTGACACAGCAGAAAATAAAAGCCTGGAACTCTTTGCCGACAGGTTTATAAGTGACTATAAAGAGATAAAGGAAGCCTTTGGAGACGCCTTTGGCTGGTATGCCTACCTGGACGGCAAAGTACTGAGAAATGACAGCATGGTAATATCAATAGAGCTGGCCGCTGATATGTATACAGGAGGTGCCCACGGCAGCTACTATTTACAGTACCTAAACTTTGATGCAGAAACGGGTAATAAAATAACCTTTGAATCACTGTTCATGCCCGGATTTGAAACCAGACTTAACGAGATTGCCGAACAGAAATTCAGACAGAAATACAACCTGAAGCCTGGCCAGGATCTGAGTGATGAAGGTTATCAATTCGAAGACGGAAAGTATTACAATGACAAGAATTTCGCCCTGCTTCCAAAAGGCATAAAATTTTACTACAACAGTTATGAAATAGCGCCATACTCTAAAGGTCCGTCAGAAGTGTTTGTAAGCTATGAAGCCCTGAAAGGCCTGCTAAAAGAAGATTTGTTGATGATGTGA